One stretch of Castor canadensis chromosome 12, mCasCan1.hap1v2, whole genome shotgun sequence DNA includes these proteins:
- the LOC141414737 gene encoding NBPF family member NBPF6-like protein: MCLGFFSTVPGLDSSATNTIMAGSSSPFSASRAEMNILETYKKLCFQLEETKQQLRDLKEKFLISEATVYSLANQLWKYKCGDFKVIEEVLGEKLQPEEGELTETLVLTEKLRKSNILIKDQAWKLSQLEQKLQQGRDVSFLLSQHLKDLLTKDDSSDEQALGFQEQLAERCWLAECLVLKLSPGNHEEEGNDNDCKWLSPRLSREGQEERVKETLEDSLDEGLRSSSSYIDLSKTHHPLSITDVLLDDCEESSLEAAENEIGYAAGERQEAKAPRCYDLCDFHQTPDTPASKPEEQVLCCVLDIDENKISLNAGEGQDAKVSR, encoded by the exons ATGTGTTTGGGTTTCTTCTCCACAGTCCCTGGCTTGGATTCTTCTGCCACAAACACCATCATGGCAGgatcttccagccctttttctgcaTCAAGGGCAGAGATGAACATCCTAGAAACCTACAAGAAATTGTGCTTTCAGCTTGAGGAGACAAAACAGCAGCTCCGAGACCTCAAAGAGAAGTTTCTTATATCTGAAGCTACTGTGTATTCCCTGGCCAACCAGCTGTGGAAATACA AGTGTGGAGACTTCAAAGTCATTGAGGAGGTGCTGGGAGAGAAGCTGCAGCCTGAGGAGGGGGAGCTGACAGAGACGCTGGTGCTCACTGAGAAGCTGAG GAAATCTAACATCCTCATCAAAGACCAGGCCTGGAAGCTGTCCCAGTTAGAGCAGAAGTTACAACAGGGGAGAGATGTGTCATTTCTCCTCAGTCAACATCTCAAGGACCTCCTCACCAAGGATGACAGCAGTGATGAGCAGGCACTGGGCTTCCAAGAGCAGCTGGCTGAGAGGTGCTGGCTAGCTGAGTGCCTTGTCCTCAAGCTCAGTCCAG GAAATCATGAAGAGGAGGGAAATGATAATGATTGCAAATGGCTGTCCCCCAG GCTGAGCAGAGAGGGACAGGAGGAGAGAGTTAAAGAAACTCTTGAGGACTCATTAGATGAAGGTCTTAGGTCTTCCTCAAGTTACATTGACCTTTCCAAAACCCACCATCCTCTCAGCATCACTGATGTTCTGTTGGATGACTGTGAAGAATCTTCTCTGGAGGCAGCTG aaaatgaaattggtTACGCAGCTGGAGAAAGACAGGAGGCAAAGGCTCCCAG GTGCTATGACTTGTGTGATTTCCACCAGACTCCCGACACTCCAGCATCCAAACCTGAGGAGCAGGTTTTGTGCTGTGTTCTGGACATAGATG aaaataaaattagtctCAACGCTGGAGAAGGACAAGATGCAAAGGTTTCCAGGTGA